ATGCATCGGTCAGCTCCCCCATCAGACCACCGCCCAAGGGGCATAAAAACCCATCCTTATGAAGCAGATCGTCCATCGCACCTTGGCCCATTCGATACCCCCATCTGGCTTTTGGTAATCCGTAAGGCACGTTGTTTGTGCTTTCTGCCCCGCCGGCAAGGACAGTGTCCACATCACCAGCCTTGATGGCCTGACTTCCCATAATAAGCGCTTGAATACTGGAGCCGCATCGAACATTGATGGAAACCGCAGGCACATGGGTTGGAATACCCCCGGCGATAGCGGCAAGCCTGGCCGGGTTCGGCCCGACACCCGCCTGATACGCATTGCCGAAAATCGTCTGATCGATCATATCCGGGGTAATACCGCTTCGCTTGACAACTTCATGTATAACTTGTCCCCCGAACTGCGGAGCAGTCAATGCCTTCAATGACCCATCGTATTTTCCCCCGGCGGTTCTTCCGGCCCCCAATATGACCACTTGTCTCATTCGTTCCCTCTCCTTCCGGTTTTGCCGATCCCATTCATTAAGATCCATATGATTGCAGGTAGTTTCACACATATCGGCTGAAATCGCAAAGAAAAAGGCGCTCTTTTCATAAAAATGAAGATCGCAGTTTCAGGAAATATTTGCTAAGAAATAAATGCAGCAACTCGTCGAATCAGTGGGGTGTCGGATTTTCAGCTGAAAAGAAATGGGGGCGGTCATGCTTATTGGAATATTAAAGGAAGTTAAATCAGAAGAAAATCGTGTTGCCATGACGCCGGCCGGTGTCGAAGTTTTGTGCCATCACGGCCATCGCGTGGTCGTGGAAAAGAATGCGGGAAGAGCAAGCGGATTTCCGGATGCCTCCTACCTGACCGCCGGAGCTCAAATCATTCACACCGCACAGTCGATATACCGCCAATGCGATATGGTGATGCATGTGAAAGAACCGATCGCTTCCGAATACGATTGGATACGAGAGCACCAAATAATCTTTACTTATTTGCACCTGGCCGCCAACAAACAGCTGACAAAGGCGTTGATGAAAAGAAAGTCGGTAAACATTGCCTACGAGACCATACAAACTTCAGAGGGCGCACTGCCCCTCCTAACGCCCATGAGTGAGGTAGCAGGCAGAATGGCCATTCAGCAAGCCGCTAAATATCTTGAAATGATCCACGGGGGACGCGGCGTCCTGCTGGGGGGGGTACCCGGGGTCGATCCGGCCACGGTGCTGATACTGGGCGGCGGCACCGTCGGCGTCAACGCGGCAAAAATGGCTTGCGGATTGGGCGCAAAAGTATATCTTTTGGACTTGAGTTTG
The genomic region above belongs to Desulfobacterales bacterium and contains:
- the ald gene encoding alanine dehydrogenase, with product MLIGILKEVKSEENRVAMTPAGVEVLCHHGHRVVVEKNAGRASGFPDASYLTAGAQIIHTAQSIYRQCDMVMHVKEPIASEYDWIREHQIIFTYLHLAANKQLTKALMKRKSVNIAYETIQTSEGALPLLTPMSEVAGRMAIQQAAKYLEMIHGGRGVLLGGVPGVDPATVLILGGGTVGVNAAKMACGLGAKVYLLDLSLERLRYLSNVMPPNCFLLFSSPQKVREIIGVADVIVGAILIPGAKAPRLITRDMIKTMKKGAVIVDVAIDQGGCFETSKPTTHADPIYTVDGVVHYCVTNMPGAVPKTSTWALSNATLPYALEIADKGWVRAMRENEEIRRGANIVNGKVTHQQVAEAFGLVYTPIDTFL